GTGCAGTTCCATAGGCCAGTGGTTTTGGTAGAACAAGCATTGTGTTAGCACACCAGGTGTTGACAATTTATCATCTGGTAACATCCCCCCTTTGAGGCTTGTGAAGCTTGTCTTCTTTTTAAGCCTTCATAAGCCTCACCTTTTTTTACTAGCATCATATACATTTTTAAGGCAAGTATCATAACCACAATTATTACTATGATTACAATTATACTTTGCAGAAGTGAGGCCAACCAATCAGTTAAAGAAAATCCaaattctttaaatattttatttaactaGGTATTTTCTAATTCTGTCCTTAATTCTCTGCTAGGTGCAGCAACCAATTTTTATCCTATCTGATCATCCAATTTAGCAGTCACATTTGGAATGTCCACACAAGTATTGTTGTTTAAATTCAACTAACCACATACTCCACATTCATGTAACAGTAATAGGTCTAAAGCTAATCTGTTTTGTAAGGTCCTACGTGTGTTCCCAAATTTTGGTCAAATTGTTGACTAAAGTTCCACacagaactggattttctgcagagattggtgttggcaaacaacCTGTTATAGAAGTTACATTCTGTAATTTGTCAAGATCTTGCACTAACTTTAAGACTATATTCCCTTAGAAATTAAGAATATagtttctattattattataaatatgcaattatttataattttcatctagatcaaataaaaaatattcccCTAGAAAAATCATATTCTctacctaaaacaataggatttatatatatacatatatatatatgactgGTGTTAGTCAGTCTTGttcctgctgtgtttaatgtgtttTACCCACATGTAATGAACTCAGGGTTCAATTCCTTCCACTTTGAGTGCAATGTAGGTTACCGGGGGACTTGATATGGTCCCTTTCACTTCTCCTGGATTGGTCCAAAACTCCAGGTTCTGATGCACACCATATCTTCTGGTTTGAAAGGATGTACATGCAGGTCTAGTCCCAATGATTTGTTGATAACAATGTACCTTTTAAAACTTAAAAGATTAAATTTTAGTACTATTATATCAATTTCAGCAAAAGTTTGAGGCTTCCTCTGCCTTGTTGGTGAGtcatgggaaagcttctggccatccagtAAAGTACCAAAATACCAAAATATGCCAGTCCCCATTCGGCCcgggcagttctgcaaaatcaatTTGCTAATAATCACCGGgtgaatttttctgttttactaGTCTTGGAGGTggcctccttccttccttgagattattttgcaaaacaaattacttatttttcaataacctgtgggagacagaggagtagaaactcctgcaattaaaggaggttttgatttacaaccctggaagaggctaggtctggcttaattgacagagatttatagATCTTAAGCAAAAGGATCACAAGCCTGTGTTTCTATAGTTATAGGTAAATGGGTgtttttggtgaagggttttaaatataataatgtgattttatatagtttaagaatttagatgttaTAATAGAAGTCTCTGTGTGGATGTGACATGACAAGCTATTGGTTAAGACACAACCGCACTGCAGTGAAAAGTagcacaggtgataggtcataaatccaaaacaaagtgtcgttttaagtacctattggattagaaagttataaattacaatGTAactctaaatcttgtgactatcCGCCATTATTCGGAGGTATTGCAAATCTTACGCTTCGAGACTGAtgcattttgttattttaagcaATAAATCCGATTAGTCGCATAGTACCATCTCTCCTAATTAATTAATCCGACGAATGGAGCACACTATTTCAACAATAACCGATCTATTAATTTCTGTCATCTTCATGCTTGCTATATTCCTTTGTAAGCTAGTTACCATATTCTGTatttcctaatgtgtttcctgatgttttagttctGTTATCTTATACATTAATTTGGAGGTGCAATTACCTGCCCACATGAGTTTACCAGTCAACTGTTGGGATTTTCCATAGTTTCCAATGATGGagctgactgcctgtcctgattTGGTTTTTGTTCTAGGACATTCAACTTTTTATtaggtattagtgcaaggatACCTTTTTCAGCAACCTCTTTAGCTGTTTTGTCAGCTAATTGATTCCCTGTATTGACTGGGGAGCCTCCAAACTgatgggctttacaagggcatcacAGCCACTTTTGTCAGCTTTTGCACACTCTGTAGCAGATGGCTAATTTCTTCTTTGTACTTCATAGGAGACCTCTGTGCTGATAACAATCCCATTTCCTTCCATATGGTTTCATTGGTGtgcaccttttttccttcagtgatttctagcaCTCAGTATAAGGTCATTCATGCTGCTTTTTGTACTGATGTGTTAAAAGGTAAAGCCTGGGCTTATATTACCTGAGTCGAGGTTCCCACTGCATACCCAGCTGCCTGTAAGGTGCTGCTCCCACCTGTGTCCAGGTCCAGTTCCGAGTCCTGGATGGGATCGCTCTTGAGATCCggtctgccagaacacacttttTCAATGGTTACCAGGCAGTCATGGTACAAAGGTCTCTGGGCTTCTTCTGAAGCTTGGAGAAACATGGCTGGGGTTTAAAGTAGCGGTTACCTTAAGCTCAAAATTGTCCTGCTCCAATTAAACAACCTGGtccaatgttttctttttttgttccaAAAACCATCTATTACCGTGTGGGGTACATATCAGCTTTTGTGCTTCTCTGCAGCTACCACTGCTCTCAGGTATTTTGGTCATTCGTCACTTGTATTGTCCAATTGTTTGGACAGGCTGCTTCCATGACCTCAAACACTGTCCAGTATTCCTAGTGCCAGGTGCATCCTTTCATGCACAGATAACTCAAATGGTTTGGTTAAGTGTGAGAGTCCCAATGCAGGGGCTGTTATTAAGGTTCTTTTAGGGCTTCAAAGGCCCTCTGACTCTCAGGAGTCCATACCAAGTATTTTCGGTGGAGGACCATGCAAGGGTTTTGCCAGTACCCCATAATTGGCAATCCATAACCAACACCATCCAGCCATACCTAAGGCAGCTTGTAGTCCTTGGCTCTGGAGACTGGCAAACAGCTTCTTTTCAGCTTCTTCCCAagcttcttttttcctgcaagaTCTCAAAACCAAGATATATTACTGCTTCTTTGTCTATTTGTGCCATATTCTTTGACACCCTGTATCCAGATTGTCCAAGAAATTTAACAGACACAGTAGTATTGAGGCACTTGCTTTCAGTCTTGAATGCTGGCAGAAtactttccaatttttttttaatttttttttttattttcacaatTCATGTTAGCTGCACCTTCCACCCAGTGTTTGGATTCCCCCACTGAAAAgcaaacaatttttaaattatctaaGTGAAGAGGTATTACAGAAAAATGTATCCTTAGGATCGAGCACCATGAACCATTTGTATTCCCTTTTATGTGCGGTCAAGAGTGTGTACAGATTAGCTACTACTGGATGAATATCAGGTACTTTTTATTAATGGCCCTTAAATCTTGTACTAATCTATAACTGGTAATATTGATGTGTTATACTCTGAATCACATTCAATAACCCATATGCTAAAAATTTTTTATAagttttttctaacttttttctTGCCTCACACTTAATAGGATattgtttttgcttttccagtCTGGCTTCAGGTTTGAGAGTAATCCTCACCGGTCTGCCCACCTTTGATCATCCAGGCTTCTCAGTTGCCCATACCAACAGGGTTACAGCATTCTTTGCCTCCTCTGGGATTTCTTCCAACTCTTCTGATTCCTGTAACATAAAAATCTTTGCCTTGACAGCTTTTGATTCTGGTATTTGAATTTGTATTTCTCCATCCCAGAAAGTTATTTGAACATCCAATTTTCCCAATAAATCTCTCCCCAACAAGGGGATTGGGCATTCAGGCGTATACAAATTGGTGTTTCCTCCActgttttattaatttaaatagTAGTAGTTGTAAAAAGAGGCCAGTTCTCTTTCCTGTTTGTTGCACCCACAAAGTTTACAGGTTTCGAGCTAAGTTTTCCTCTGCATGTATTCAGTATTGAATAAGTTGTTCCTGtatcaatttaaaaaatttaccttttcattcccagcaatAATGTAACCAGGGCTCAGCTGAGGATGATTCCCCTGGTTCCTTCAGGGGggtttttcattttcacttaAGGTCTTAAGCTTGCTGACTTGAAGAGCCTGGTTTAGGTTCTTTGTTCGATTTCCCCTAGCTTGGGGACACTCCCTTTTCCAATGGCCCCTTTCTTTACAAATTGCCAAATACACTTCAGCTAATGACTATCACAACAGAAATTGCAAAATACACTTCAGCCACAAATTATCACAATACAAATTGCTATATATATTTCAGCCACTAATTAATACAAGTTACCAAAGTATACTTTAGCCACCAATTATTATAACATTCAACCAATTGTTTCGGGGGTGGAGGGCTGAGTCCTAATTATGGTTTCAAATACTTTAGCAATTCTATCCGAATCTTCCTGATAAACTTCTGCCACCTTTCTCCAAGACATTAAATTCATTATTAAAAACAGGATTACTGGACCATAATTCCTGACCGCCTGCCAGAGGGGAGCCATCAGAACTTCCCCAATCTATCCCCAAAAATCTCTTTGCTGCCTTCTAGTGCATCCTGCAAATGGACCAAAATCCTCCTACAAAACAACATTAATTGCAATATGGTATTATACTGTAAGGTTCCATCCTTAGGCCACTTCTCTTGATCTTCCAGCGTGTAAAGTGACCACCATTGATTACAAAATTCTATAAGCTTTTCACGTGTGAGGGGATCACCCCCAATTTCTTTCCAGTGTTTCAAGATACATCCCAGTGGTGACACCTGTGATACCCCTTTCGAGGTTTTGTTTCCCATTATAACCAATTACCTTTTAGGAGCTCCTTAGAAGGGACTCTAACCCTTCCCTTTTGAAGGGACTCTAACCCTTCCTGTTTCCCACCTTAGGTATCCTTAAACCAAATCCTGCATAGCTTTTGCTGTGCCTTACAGACAGGTTAACAGTTAACACCTTTAAAGTAAAGTAAAGAATGCCTTTATCTTGCCAGGAGTCTTGCTACTATTTTCTTCGGAGTGGGGATCAAAGGTTCTCCCCAAGAATCCCTCGGTGTCAGCTGGAGGTCCTGCAGTCCCTCGGATAAGTTAAAATTCAGGAGTGTGTGCCATCTGGGTCTCCAAAACTGTTACCAAAAATTcggtaaaataaaaaaactccTTAACACCAATGTAGCATTAAGAAGCAGGCATTCTTTACTCAGCCGGATACATGAGGGGACAGCTCCTCCCAAAGCTGTGCATGCTGAGTACAGGGAAGTTTCTGTTTATATACTGTATTCCACATACATATTCATTGATTGTATGAGACTAAACATACATATGATAATCATTTCCTCAAAATCACTAACATATTTCCCCTCCCCTTTACGCATGCATTCTTCTGTCCTGGGGGTCTCTCTGGTGGTCCCTGGTGGTTGGGGACCCCAATGTTCCAGTCGACCTGGCTGAGTTGGCAGGGCACTGGGGCTGGTGAACTTCCAGTTCTCCTTGTTACACAATGGGCATTGTGCAGTTCCATAGGCCAGTGGTTTTGGTAGAACAAGCATTGTGTTAGCTCACCAGGTGTTGACAATTTATCATCTGGTAACATTATGTTTAGTCAGTTATGAatataatatttcttttaagatgCCTTCCATCTCAGTGTTCTATTTGGGAGTCAAAGCCTTCTGTTTCTATATGCTTCATAAATCCTATCAGTTTTCCTTCCTTAAATAGcatattttgttttccacacAGACCTATGATCAAGGGATTGAATTAATCTGTcaaaaacaagaagagtttGTGAGGAGCTCCCTAGAATCCAAATTGAATctagcagaagcacagcagaaaCTTGGTAGTTTAGCACTGCATAATTCAGAATCCATGGATCAGGAATATGCCAAAGCACAGACTGAAGCTTCAGAACTGAGACAAAGTGAAGAAGAatggaggagaaaagaagaagccCTAAtagagagagaaagacagaatCTATGGAATACAGATTCTTTTAGTAAGGAGGTATTTGATAAGGTATGACATATAAATGTGTATGAACACAATTATAAGTcttttatatttcatttatttctcatCTTGAGTGTTTTTCTATATCTAGTGTAGTGCTTACTGTAATGTGttgaatgtttttctttttttgcgcTTTTAAAGGGGACATGCTGCACTGATATCACAAATATGTGTGACACTTGTCCTTTAATTTGGAATCAGAAATTTTATTTGTCCCTTATAGCAACTTCTGCCAAAACTAAGGATGAACAATTGTTCTTCACATGAAATTTGCTTCTTTGTTATGCCAAATTCTCACATTTGAAACATGCACAATTGACCTCTGAGAACATGAATTTCTTAATAAAGATTATTTTAGCACAAACTGTCTTCATAGTAAATTCCAGTTTTGTTTTCAGCACTTAATTTGAATATGAACCATTAATGCATCATTTTTCATAATTCCACTGAGCTTCATTGGGGCTAGACAGTATAGATGTTTTTCATCATTTATAGATCAGTAAGTTCCTACTAGTGTGTAGAACTTTGAGATAGATTATTGCTTAGAAGAAGAATATAAGTAGTTTTTCACCCTATTATTAATTATACAAGCTATGTTTTGGTAAATAACCTTCATAGGTACAATTAAGTGTTGGCTACATATGTGTTTGCTGGGCTATGCTTAAAACTAGAACATTACACTTTAGATAGTAATGAATTAAAATAATCCTGTAGTTCAAAAAGGTGTATGTGGAAATTCTATGATAGTTTTTTCTCATCTTTAGAGTTTTATTAGTcaatataaaagaaaagaagtagAAGATGAAGATATATCTAAATCATTTATACAGAAGCATGAACAAAAGATTAGATACTTTGGTAAGTATGTTGCTTACAACATTTCACAGTTTAACCTCCTGTAGAATTTGTGTAggtctatttatttttttttaattaatttttattattcaaaATGGGTGTTAACAAATGAAACATCTGTCGAGTAGAGTATCTAGATTCTTGTTTCTCAGGACAGGAGATGTAGCATTATAACAATCATTTCAAAGTAAAGGAAACTAAATCACAGAAGTCTTTTGGTTCCTATGATCAATGAAAACTTCTTGTGTCAATATAGAACTGAAAAAATTTTTCAAgtaatgaaaatttaaattctAGCAACTTCTTCTGCTGTTCCATGGGAAATGATAGGGGCATTAGTGGAGATGCAATTCCTGCATGTAAAAGTACCTGGGATTGTCTGTACCTGCCTCCTATAAGTAGCTGGAGTTTTACTGTCTCATAATCCATGAGGAGGATGAATGATAAAAGGTAAATATCTGCAAAACAGCTGTTAAGACTATGTAGAGACGCAAccacttttaattttaaagatatATTTATATGAGTGATAGAAGGGTAAAACTTTGTATCTAGTACTGGCAAGCAGTGAAATATCACTAATATATATTTTAGGGCAATTAACTCATGTGAAGGACAATAGGGGGGCAAAAAAAGGTGATCTCAATGCTTGAATTTTGAATTCTAACTTTCAACCTGCAGCTCTTTCCATTAAGGTAGTTTCATGCTACTTACTACAATTCAGTCTTCCAGTGACCTCAACCACTGAGTTGGGTCTCCTGTTTTGACCTTAATGCTTGAACTTGGTTATAAAAATAGCTTTGTATTTCCTAAAAGATGGCAAACCATGTCAGAAGCATATTAATTTTAGACTATGAttatgctttcatttctatttgtCTTACTTGCAAGCACTTTGAGAACTTTTCTGTCAAAATCACTGAGTGTAAATCCATCAACTATGCTATCAAATTCTTAACAAATATGTATAGATACTACTTTGTTACAATGTCTGAAAACCATTTACAATTAACTTGTTTTTAACACTGCCAGAGATACTAAAATATACTTAGCTGCTACTGTTAAGGTCTTATTCTTATTGTATCTTTACAGTTTGAGCATACTTGATTGGCAATGCTCTTTCAGCATTGTGTGGtgttttaaaaacagcaaaaaaaatgaGTTCAGTTTGATTAGTATGCAGTTCTGAGGTAACAATGAAGAGTGAAGGAGATTGTAGTAGTATGTAAATTTCAATAATGTCCTCACTGCATTAAATTGTTGAAATATTGAATGTATTAATTCATGttgatgtttgttttttttaattaggtaTGCTGGGCAGATGGGATGACAGTCAAAGATTTTTGTCTGACCACCCATATCTTGTATGTGAAGAGACAGCTAAATATCTCATCTTATGGTGTTTTCATCTAGAAGCTGAACAGGTACTAGGAAGAACTTTAAACTGATTAAAAGTATGCAGCTTCCCACTTACACTACAGAAAAGCTGTCCAGATTGACGAGCCAATTTAATTACCCTTTTCCGTGTCTTCCCAAAATGAAGGAAGCCTCAAAAACACATTGCTACATTAGATCTAGTCTCAGCTAATTAAGTTTCTTTGCTTCTGTCAGTATCAGTTCTTTCCTCTTTAGGAATCAAATGCAAAGATGTTGCTGAATTTTAGATAGAGTTAtacttttaaagatattttctgtaattttgtaCTTTCTCTTCAGAAAAGAGCTCTGATGGAACAAATAGCACACCAAGCACTTGTGATGCAGTTTATTATAGAAATGGCCAGAAGTTGTAATGTGGATCCAAGAGGCTGTTTTCGTCTATTCTTCCAAAAAGCCAAAGTAAGTCAGAATTTGTATATCACTGAGAAAAACTCTTGATACCCTTACAAGGGATCCATGTTCTGAAGGAGGTTGGAGGTTAAATGTTACTGACTGAATCAAGCTTATAGGGAAGTGTTGTTTTGTCGGCAGCTCATTCTAGGATGAATGTTTTGTGTAATTCTGATCTTGAGAATGGAAGTTCCATGGATTCTTGTTAGGCCAGAGGGAAAGCAGAACACAGCGTGGGAACTACAGGAGTGTGGAATAATGAAGCGCCACCTAAATTACATTGGTAAATGTGAATGTGTCTAAGGACTGAGTGTCCTATTTTGCTTGTCATTGTGCCTCTATGCAGTTCATGGCAGGGCCCAATTTGGAGTCTGTTTCTCTTCAGTCAGTGATAGTTAGCTCTGAAATGCTGAGAGAGGGAGAGATGTGAGAAGACTGAAGCTGTGGTTTGATTCAGGTTCTATATTAAATTATACAAGACTGAAGAATCAAGTCATGTTGATCTTAATGCTGCCCTAAGGACTTAAGTTGACACTCACTTTGATTCATGCTTTGCTTTTGAAGTGAGTGCTGCCATGAGTACCTTTTCTCTTAAGGGTATTGGCTTCTGAGGTAGAATAAAGGAAGGGttaaaattatatttgttttgttcttgCATGTTCTCAGATGAATGAATAACTCAGTTCCTATACTAATCAAATGCCAAAGTCtctctttaaaacaaagcaaacaaacaaaaaccatcaTACCTGAATCTTCTTTTTAAGCTGACTGGTGCTAATATTGTTATTGATTTGTCCAAACCATTATCCTTCAATGAGTATAATATGCATTACTGCAGGACTTCTTTTTAGCAGTATGTATGCTTACAACTAGAAGTAAATCTGGCtaagatgaaaaatatttcactcCTCTCTTTACAGGCAGGGGAAGAAGGCTACTTGGAAGCTTTTAAAACTGAACTTGAAGCATTCAAATCAAGAGTGAGAATCTGTTCACAGTCTCAAGGCTTTCAAGCTATGTCAGTAGAGAATTCCAGTGTCTATACTGGTATTGTAGAAGGACTGGAGTCtttgtcacaggtagactttttattttcaaaaatgaaTATAAAAACTGTATTAGGAATAAATTTTTGCTACACTTGAGAAGATGTACTTTTTGATATCTAGGAATAGGTCTCTATACCTGGAGCACTGTTAGTTCTAGTGTGCACTATTATCAGTATGGGAGAGAGATTGTTTCTGAAAGCTCTCACAATTTATAGTGTCAAAAGGCATACATTAGTTCAGTGCCCTTGAATAATTGTGCTAAATAGAAAACTGCATCATTAACCTCTTCAGGTACTATAATTAAATATACTTTGTATCACAGGAGGTGAAATGAGCTTTCAACTGCAAATTACTAATCCCATTAATGGAAATATGCAGGTAATTAAATCTAAGGAAAATTTACACTGTTATGATATTTCCCCCTTGTTTTTATCTTTATCTTGGAATACTGGGGTGTTTGGTTTCAGTGTTAGTGATGTTCACATCTTGggctgaaaagaaaattttaaaagcttttaaaagctGGATGTTAGGGAAGGAGACACAATTTAAAGTACTTTGAAATAAATTTGCTCAAGGTACCTGTTTGGTAAGATCTGGTAACAGAACCTTGAGAAAATGCACAAGAAGGTCATAGTATGCTAGCTAAATTTAAAGAAGCTTCTGATGTTCACATTATGATAATGCTGTCTAGGGTTTTATTTAagatattatattttattgcaAAATTATCTCATCTTAACACAGACAAAATAGTTTGACTTAATTCTCTGTATGTATGTATTGAGATTAAGCTTTCAATTCTTCATTTGTTGCAGAATGCAAATGATCTACAAGGTTGCATAAACAGAAGTTTCTGCAATTTAAATTCAATGCTACAAAAAGATGAAGAACCCAAAATGATGGATGCAGTATAGCACTGTTAAGACTGAGGCAAAGTACTCATTTtttattacaaagaaaaaaatgtggctATTTTCTTGACACATTTTTATGGGTATTGCACTTTATTTTTGGTGCTTTGAGCAtggaggggatttggagggagAGTAATCCAGAAATGCTTGTAATAATGTTTGAAAATGTGCTGCTAAGTTTTTGGTTGTCTATGAAGAAGGTTCTCATTGCCAAACATGAAACTGGATGAGTTTTATGCTACTAAATTCACCTTTTATGATTTTGGGAATTGAAgtatgaaaaagaaattgctCAAATACAATGTTTACAATAAGTGATAGATTTCCAGTAGAAACTGCTATTGTTATTAGATATGGCTATGTCTTATTCTATGAATATTGGAAATCACA
The Aphelocoma coerulescens isolate FSJ_1873_10779 chromosome W unlocalized genomic scaffold, UR_Acoe_1.0 ChrW_unloc_scaf_1, whole genome shotgun sequence DNA segment above includes these coding regions:
- the LOC138102777 gene encoding hsp90 co-chaperone Cdc37-like 1 isoform X2 is translated as MALWFSSLQGLGSVEEDEEREFTLTSIQRLSEWQTYDQGIELICQKQEEFVRSSLESKLNLAEAQQKLGSLALHNSESMDQEYAKAQTEASELRQSEEEWRRKEEALIERERQNLWNTDSFSKEVFDKSFISQYKRKEVEDEDISKSFIQKHEQKIRYFGMLGRWDDSQRFLSDHPYLVCEETAKYLILWCFHLEAEQKRALMEQIAHQALVMQFIIEMARSCNVDPRGCFRLFFQKAKAGEEGYLEAFKTELEAFKSRVRICSQSQGFQAMSVENSSVYTGIVEGLESLSQEVK
- the LOC138102777 gene encoding hsp90 co-chaperone Cdc37-like 1 isoform X1 yields the protein MALWFSSLQGLGSVEEDEEREFTLTSIQRLSEWQTYDQGIELICQKQEEFVRSSLESKLNLAEAQQKLGSLALHNSESMDQEYAKAQTEASELRQSEEEWRRKEEALIERERQNLWNTDSFSKEVFDKSFISQYKRKEVEDEDISKSFIQKHEQKIRYFGMLGRWDDSQRFLSDHPYLVCEETAKYLILWCFHLEAEQKRALMEQIAHQALVMQFIIEMARSCNVDPRGCFRLFFQKAKAGEEGYLEAFKTELEAFKSRVRICSQSQGFQAMSVENSSVYTGIVEGLESLSQNANDLQGCINRSFCNLNSMLQKDEEPKMMDAV